In the genome of Massilibacillus massiliensis, one region contains:
- a CDS encoding carbon-nitrogen family hydrolase has protein sequence MKLSLLQINITLGDFEKNKASVQKAVEKAMQAKPDILALSEMWNVGFFPNPIIEFADPNGQQTRNFLSALAKKHQVNIVGGSIANRVEETLYNTNYTFNRHGEEVSTYHKIHLFSPSKEDKRFTAGDKIHIFTLDQIKCAVIICYDIRFCELVRMVALEGIDVLFVPAAWPVDRLTHWQILNQARAIENQIFIAAINGSGSFKNFHLAGHSMIIDPWGNILAEADAAPSIVTATINLGALRQIRSTMHVFKDRKPNLYTY, from the coding sequence ATGAAACTTTCATTACTCCAAATAAATATTACTTTAGGTGATTTTGAAAAGAACAAAGCGTCCGTGCAAAAGGCCGTTGAGAAAGCCATGCAAGCAAAACCAGACATACTCGCGTTGTCTGAGATGTGGAACGTCGGCTTTTTCCCAAATCCAATCATAGAGTTTGCCGATCCCAATGGTCAACAAACGCGTAATTTTTTAAGTGCATTGGCAAAAAAGCATCAGGTAAACATCGTTGGCGGCTCTATTGCCAACCGCGTTGAGGAGACTCTGTATAATACGAATTATACTTTTAATCGACACGGTGAAGAAGTTTCTACCTATCATAAAATCCATCTTTTTTCTCCTTCTAAAGAAGATAAACGCTTCACTGCCGGGGACAAAATTCATATCTTTACGCTCGATCAAATAAAATGCGCAGTTATTATTTGTTATGATATACGTTTTTGTGAACTCGTCCGTATGGTTGCTTTAGAAGGGATTGATGTCTTATTTGTACCAGCCGCTTGGCCAGTAGATCGTCTTACGCATTGGCAAATTTTAAATCAGGCCCGCGCTATTGAAAATCAGATCTTTATTGCTGCTATCAATGGGTCCGGCTCATTTAAAAATTTTCATCTGGCTGGACATTCTATGATCATTGATCCATGGGGGAATATCCTTGCTGAAGCAGATGCAGCACCGTCCATCGTCACCGCAACGATAAATTTAGGTGCACTAAGGCAAATTCGCAGTACCATGCATGTGTTTAAAGACCGGAAACCCAACCTATATACATATTAA
- a CDS encoding DUF951 domain-containing protein — MLERIRYDIGDIVKMKKSHPCGSNLWEITRTGIDFGMKCKGCGHFVMIPRVKFEKAVREIVEKKNQQG; from the coding sequence ATTTTGGAAAGGATTCGTTACGATATTGGCGATATTGTGAAAATGAAAAAATCGCATCCTTGCGGAAGTAATTTGTGGGAAATTACACGTACTGGTATTGATTTTGGTATGAAGTGCAAGGGCTGTGGGCATTTTGTTATGATACCAAGAGTTAAATTTGAAAAAGCCGTAAGGGAAATTGTCGAAAAGAAAAATCAGCAAGGTTAA